The DNA window GTTCCTGGCGATCGACGGCGCTGGCGATCCCAACACGTCACCGGAGTACGCGCGCGCCGTGGAAGCGTTGTACTCCGTGGCGTACACGGTGAAGTTCGCGAGCAAACGAGCGGGCCGGGATTTCGTGGTCGGCCCGCTCGAAGGGCTGTGGTGGGCGCCGGATCCGGCTGTGTTCACCGCGCGCGCCAAGGAATCCTGGCAGTGGCGGATGCTGATCAGCCTGCCGGACCCGGTGCGCGCGGACGAGGTGGCGGAAGCCGTCGATACCGCGCTGGCGAAGAAGAAAAAGCCCGCGATCGCCGAAGTCCGCCACGAGACGTTGCGGGAAGGCACCTGCGCCCAGGTGCTGCACATCGGTTCGTACGACGACGAAACCCCATTGCTGGCCACCCTCCACGACGAGTACGTGCCCGGCAACGACCTCGCGCTGGCCGGGCCGCACCACGAGATCTACCTCGGCGATCCGCGCCGGAGCGCACCGGAGAAGCTGAAAACCGTGCTGCGCCAGCCGGTCAGACCGTTGCCGCGAGCCGGGTCGCCTGGTTGATCGCGCGCTTAGCGTCGAGTTCGGCTGCCACGTCGGCGCCGCCGATCAGGTGCGTGGTGATCCCCGCGCCGGTCAGTTCGGCGGCCAGGTCCCGCATCGGTTCCTGGCCCGCGCACACCACCACGGTGTCGACGGCCAGCACGCGTTCGGCGCCGGTGGAATCGGTGATGTGCAGGCCGTCGTCGTCGATCCGCCGGTAGGACGCGCCGGAGATCATCTCGACCCCCTTGTCCTTCAAGGTGGTCCGGTGCACCCAGCCCGAGGTCTTGCCGAGCCCGGCGCCCGGTTTCCCGGTCTTGCGCTGCACCAGGAAGACCTGTCGCGGGGACGGCGCGGTCTTCTTCCCGTCGAGCGCGAGGCCGCCCCTCGCCTCGGCTGGGTCCGCCACACCCCATTCGGCCCGCCACTGGGCGACGTCGAGCGCGGTCGCCGTTTCGGTGGTGAGGAATTCACACACGTCGAAGCCGATCCCGCCCGCGCCGATCACGGCGACCGAGCCGCCCGCCGGTGCTCCTTTGAGGACGTCCACATAGGACAGCACCTTGGCGTGGCCGATGCCATCGATGGCGGGCACCCTCGGCGTGACGCCGGTCGCCAGCAGCACTTCGTCGTACTCGCCGGTGCTCAGCTCGGCGGCGGTGGCGCGGGTGTTCAGCCGCAGCCGGACGCCGAGGAGATCGAGCCTGCGCCCGAAGTAGCGCAGCGTCTCGCTGAACTCCTCCTTGCCGGGGATCCGTTGCGCGAGCTGGAACTGCCCGCCGATCTCCTGGCCCGCTTCGAACACGGTGACCGTGTGGCCGCGCTGCGCCAGCGTCGTCGCCGCCGCGAGTCCGGCCGGTCCCGCGCCGACCACAGCGACGTTCTTGTGCTTCGGCGTTGGCGAAAGCACGAGCTCGGTTTCGTGCGCGGCGCGCGGGTTCACCATGCACGTCGCCCTGCGGTGCTTGAAGACGTGGTCGAGGCAGGCCTGGTTGCAGGCGATGCAGGTGTTGATCTCGTCCGCCCTGTCCTCTTCGGACTTGCGGACCCACTCGGGATCGGCGAGGAACGGCCGCGCGAGCGAGACCATGTCCGCTTCGCCGCGGGAAAGCACGCCTTCGGCCACCGAGGGCATGTTGATCCGGTTGGACGCGACCACCGGAATGTCCACATGCGACCGCAGCTTGCCGGTGAGCTCGGTGAACGCGGCCCTCGGCACTGAGGTGACGATGGTGGGCACCCGCGCCTCGTGCCAGCCGATACCGGTGTTGACGATCGTGGCGCCCGCATCCTGCACCGCGCGCGCCAGCTCCACCGTTTCGTCCCAGGACTGGCCTTCCGGCACGAGATCGAGCACGGACAGCCGGTACACGATGATGAACTCGGGCCCGACCGCGGCGCGGATCCGCCGCACGATCTCCACCGGGAACCGCATGCGGTTCGCCCAGCCGCCGCCCCAGCCGTCGGTGCGCCGGTTGGTCCGCGCGGTGAGGAACTGGTTGACGAGGTACCCCTCGGATCCCATCACCTCGACGCCGTCGTAGCCCGCCTTCTTGGCGAGTTCGGCGCAGCGCGCGAAGTGGTCGATCGTCCGCCGGACACCGCGTTCGCTCAGCGCGCGCGGGCGGAACGGGGTGATCGGCGACTTCACCGACGACGCCGAAACGCTCAACGGGTGGTAGGCGTACCGGCCGGCGTGCAGGATCTGCAGCGCGATCTTGCCGCCGGAGTCGTGCACCGCGCCGGTGACGCGGCGGTGCTCGCGGGCCTGGCCGTGCGTGGTGAGCGAGGCCGCGAACGGGAGCAGCCAGCCGCGCGCGTCGGGGGCGTAGCCGCCGGTGATGATGAGCCCGGCGCCGCCGCGGGCGCGCTCGGCGAAGTACTCGGCGAGCTTGCCGAGATCGCGCGTGCGGTCCTCGAGCCCGGTGTGCATCGAGCCCATCACCACCCGGTTGCGCAGGGTGGTGAACCCCAGGTCGAGCGGTTTCAGCAGTTCGGGATACGCACGGCTCATACCCGAAAGCGTAACCTACCCACGAGTAGTAATGCGAGGGTCTGAGCGCTCCAGCAGGTGCCGGGATGGGTCACGCATGCCCCGAAGGTGGCTTTCGGGGCACTGGGCGCCCCGAAGGCCACCTTCGGGGACTTCCCCACACGCGCCAGTCGCGCATCTCCGCCACCACGCCCACGGAGCGGCGCCCCACACAGCATCACGATGACCTCTGGGCGCTCAGCCTCCCGAAGGTCCCCCTCGGGGAACCTAGCCTCACAATCTCGGCCCTCGCGGCGGGCGGCCGGGCTCGGCACTGTCCCCGAAGGCCACCCTCGGGGCATCTAGCGCCAGGATCTCGGCCCTCGCAGCAGATGGCCGGGTCCGGCGCCTGCCTCGAAGGCCACCTTCAGGGACTCCAGCGCCCCGAACCCGGCCCTCGTGCCGCCACCCGCTACCGAACCCGACCCGCGAGGATCAGTCCAGCGGGGGTTCTTCGCGGTGGTCCGCCTGCGCGCGACGAGACGCCTCGCGCATCTCGATGAACTCGGTGAGCCAGTCGCCGGTTTCCCGTGCGATGTCGCGGACCGCGCCGGTGATGATGGTCGCGATGTTGCCGATATGCGTCGCCGCCGATTCGGTGACCACCTGAATCGTGTCCTTCTCGCTTTCGAACTTCCCGACCATGGTCCTCGTCCCTACGCCGCGAGTGCCTTCTCGCGCTTCAGGGTAGTGGGCTCCGGGTTCGGCGCCGTCGCACCCGAACCGGGCAGTGCCAGCTTGATGATCTTCTTCGCCACCGAGAAGAGCTGCTTGCGCAGCGGCCCGGTGTGGTACGGCAGCCCGTACTTCTCGCAGATCGCCCGCACCTCACCGGCGATCTGCGGGTACCGCCGCGCCGGGATGTCCGGGAACAGGTGGTGCTCGATCTGGTGCGAGAGGTTGCCCGACATGATGTGGAACAGCTTGCCGCCGGTGATGTTCGCCGAGCCGAGGATCTGGCGCAGGTACCACTGGCCGCGCGTCTCCTGCTCGGTTTCCTCCTCGGTGAAGCTTTCCACGTCGGCGGGGAAGTGCCCGCAGAAGATGATCGCGAACGCCCACAGGTTCCTGGTCAGGTTTGCGGTGGCGTTGCCGAGCAGCGTCAGCGGCGCCATCGGCCCGGTCAGCAACGGGAACAGGAGGTAGTCCTTGCCGATCTGGCGCGAGGCCTTGCGCCAGATCTTCGCCCACACGGGCTTGTTCTCCTCGAAGGTGCGCTCGCCCTTGACGACCCGTTCGACCTCGAGGTCGTGCAGCATCACGCCCCACTCGAACAGGATCGCCAGCAGCACCGCGTACACCGGGTTGCCGAGGTAGTACGGGTGCCACTTCTGCGCGGGATCCATGCGCAGGATCCCGTAACCGATGTCCCGGTCCTTGTCGAGGATGTTCGTGTACGTGTGGTGGATGTAGTTGTGCGAATGCCGCCAGTTCTCCGCGGGCGCCACGTTGTCCCATTCGAACTTCTGCGAGCTCAGCGCCGGGTCGCGCGTCCAGTCGTACTGGCCGTGCATCACGTTGTGGCCGATTTCCATGTTGTCGAGGATCTTCGACAGCGAGAGTGCGCCGACGCCCGCGATCCACGCTGGCGGGAAGAACCCGGCGAACAGCAGCCCGCGGCCGAGGATTTCCAGGCCGCGCTGGGTTTTGATGATGTTGTGGATGTAGTCGACGTCCGCGGCGCCGAGATCGGCGACGATCCGCTGCCGGACCTCGTCGAGCTCGCGGCCGAACTCCTCGACCTGCTCGGGGGTCAGGCGGTCTTGCAGGCCAGTCATCTCAAAACTCCTCACGCGTTGATCTCGACGTCCCCGACGGGGACGGAGATGCAGAGCTGGATTTCTTCGTTCTCTTCGTCGGAAAGCTCGCCGGACTTCGCGTTGCGGACGCAGCCGGAGGTCTTGACCTTCGTGCAGGAGAAGCAGATCCCCATGCGGCAGCCGTGCTCCGGGTTCAGCCCGGCGTCCTCGGCCTGCTCCAGCAGCGGTTTGCCGGAGTTGGCCACCTCCTTGCCGCTGTGCGCGAAGCGGACGTTGCCCTCGGCCGTCTCCGGCGAGTCGAAGGTCAGCGCCGGTGGCGTGAACTCTTCGGTGTGCAGTCGTTCACTCAAACCTTCGGTGTCGTACAGCTCGCGCACCGAGTCCATCAGCGGCTTCGGGCCGCACAGGAAGGTCTGCGCGTCGCGGTACCACGGCGCGGCTTCCGCGAGGTGCTCGCGGCTGAAGAAGCCGTGCACGTCCGCGCCTTCGTCCTCCAGCGTGTAGCCGAACACGACGTCGAGCTGGGGGTGCCGCCGCCGCAGCTCGGTCAGCTCGCGGCGGTAGAGCACGTCGTCCGCGGTGTTCGCGTAGTGCAGGAACGAAATCGGGCCGGGGTGGCGTTCGTCGACGAGCGTGCGCAGCATCGACAGCACCGGCGTGATCCCGCTGCCGCCGCTGACCAGCAGGATCCGCTCCGGTCGCGGCGACGGCAGGGTGAAACCGCCGTCCGGCTGGGAAAGTCCGAGCACGGTGCCCCGTGCCGCGGTGCGGAAGAGGTGCCGCGAAACGAGCCCGTTCGGATCGGCCTTGATGGTCAGCTCCAGCGAGCCGTCCCGGTCGTGCTGCGAGCAAGCCGGCGAATAGCAGCGCGTCCGGCGCACGCCGTCGATGTCGACGGTGACGCGGACGTACTGGCCCGCGGTGAACCCGCGCCACGCCCTGCTCGGCCGGATGGTCAGCGTGACCGTGTCCGCGGTCTGCCTGCGGACCTCGGTCACCGAGCCCCTGATCTCCCTGCGGACCAGCATCGGGTCGATCAGTTCGAGGTACCGGTCCATGCCGTGCGGGGTGAGCAGTGCTTCGGCCAGTGAGGCGAGCCTGCGTGCCCGCCGCGGTACGAGCGCTGTCATCACACCTCCTGACTCCAGTGAACAGATGTACACTGAATAGTGCAGTGCATGACCGCGCTGGCTGTCAACTCGGAGAACTGTGACGTGGCCGATATCGAGGAAGTGCGTACGCTCCCGCGGGTGAGCACCGACCAGGGGGCGCGCGCCGGGGAAAGCACGGCGACGCGACGGGAGCGCAAGGAGAAGACGCGCCAGTCGCTGCTGGCCGCGGCGCTCGACCTGCTCGCGGACCGGGGGTTCGCGAGCCTGAGCCTGCGCGAGGTCGCCAAGCGAGCCGGGATCGTGCCCACCGCGTTCTACCGGCACTTCGCTTCGATGGACGAACTCGGCGTCGCGCTCGTCGAGGAGTCGATGCGCACGCTGCGCACCATGATCCGGACCGCGCGCGCCGATCCCAGCGACGCGGCCTTCGGCGGGATCATCCGCGCCTCGGTGCGGACACTGCACCGGCACGTCCGCGCGCACGAGGACCACTTCCGGTTCCTGACCAGGGAACGCTACGGCGGTACCGGGCCCGTGGCACGCGCGATCGCGATGGAACTGCGGCTGTTCTCCAGCGAACTGGCGGTGGACCTCGCTCGGTTCGAGTTTCTGCGCGAATGGAGCACAGCGGACTTGCACATGATGGCCGAGCTGATCGTCACCTCGATGCAGGCGACCGTGATGGACCTGCTGGAAGTGCGGCCAGGTGACGGCGAAACGGACCAGGCGATCGTGAGGACGGCCGAGAAACGGCTGCGCTTGATCGTTCTCGGTGTCGCGAACTGGCAGTCCAAGCACTGACCCCACGCCGGAAAACCCGCGGAAGGTTCCGGATCGGACTCGGGGACTCACGTGGCGGTGATCACGCGTGGTAAACCTGTGCGTGATCCGGGTTAGCATCCGGTCCTCGGGGCAAGAGGACGGCAGGAGGTCGCACGGTGCCGGTGACGATCGGTGTGGTCAAAGAGTCACGAGCGGGCGAACGGCGGGTCGCGCTCGTGCCGAAGCTGGTCGAGCGCCTGGTCAGGGGAAGACCGGGCAAGGTGCGCGTGGTGGTGGAGCCGGGTGCCGGCGCCGCTGCGATGGTGCCGGACGACCTGTACGAAAAGGCGGGCGCCGAACTCGGCGACCCGTGGGGCGCCGAAATCGTGCTCAAGGTCGCGAAACCCTCGGACGACGAGATCGCGAAGCTCGCGCGCGGCACGGTGCTCATCGGCTTCCTCGATCCACTGTCCTCAAAGGACACAACGGAGAAGCTGGCCGACGCGGGTGTCGTCGCGTTCGCGGTCGAATCCATCCCGCGCATCTCACGCGCGCAGGCGATGGACGCGCTGTCGTCGCAGAGCAGTGTGGCCGGGTACCGCGCGGTGCTGCTCGCCGCGACGCGCCTGCCGCGGTTCTTCCCCATGCTCACCACCGCGGCGGGCACCGTCCCGCCCGCGAAAGTGCTGGTGCTCGGGGCGGGTGTCGCCGGGTTGCAGGCGCTGGCCACGGCGAAGCGGCTCGGCGCGCAGACCACGGGCTACGACGTCCGGCCGGAGGTCGCCGATCAGGTGCGCTCGGTCGGCGCGCAGTTCCTCGAACTCGGCATCGAAGCGACCGGTGAAGGCGGGTACGCGCGCGAGCTGACCGACGAGGAACGCGCCGAGCAGCAGCGAAGGCTCACCGAAGCGATCACCCGGTTCGACGCCGTGATCACCACGGCGCTCGTGCCGGGCCGCCGGGCGCCGACGCTCGTCACCGCCGACGCCGTGCGCGGGATGCCGCCGGGCAGCGTCGTGGTGGACCTCGCCGGGGAGACGGGCGGGAACTGCGAGCTGACCGAGCCCGGTCAGGACGTGGTGGTCCACGATGTGACGATCAGCGCGCCGTCGAACCTGGCCGCCGAAATGCCGGCGCACGCCAGCGAGCTGTACGCGCGCAATCTCACCGAACTCGTGGAACTGCTCGTCGACGACGAAGGCGCGCTCGCGCTCGACTTCACCGACGAGATTGTCGCGGGCGCCTGCGTCGCGGGTGGTCAGAAGGGAGACGGCTGATGCTGGTGCAGAACCTGGCGATCCTCGTGCTCGCCGGATTCGTGGGATTCGCGGTGATCTCGAAGGTGCCGAACACGCTGCACACACCGTTGATGTCCGGTACCAACGCGATCCACGGCATCGTGCTGCTCGGCGGGCTCGTCGTGCTCGGCCTCGGCGCGGACGGCGTGCTCAACAAGATCCTGCTGGTGATCGCGATCGCCTTCGGCACGATCAACGTCGTCGGCGGGTTCCTGGTCACCGACCGGATGCTCGCGATGTTCAAGGACCGCAAGCCCGAACGCGAGCGTGAGGACTCATGACCAGTTTCATCGCGGTTCTGTACATCATTTCGTTCGCGTTGTTCATCTACGGCCTGATGGGGCTGACCGGGCCGAGGACGGCGGTGCGCGGCAACGCGATCGCCGCCGTGGGCATGGGCATCGCGGTCGTGGCGACCCTGCTCACGCCGGGGATGAGCAACTGGGTGCTGATCGCGCTCGGCGTCGCGCTCGGTGCCGTCGTCGGCGTGCCCGCGGCGCGCAAGGTGAAGATGACCGCCATGCCGCAGATGGTCGCGCTGTTCAACGGCGTCGGCGGCGGGGCGGTCGCGCTCATCGCCTGGGTCGAATTCCGCACCAGCGAGGGATACGCGCACGAGCCGAAGCACGTGGCGATCGCGTCGCTGTTCGCGGCGATCGTCGGGTCGATCTCGTTCTGGGGCTCGAACGTCGCGTTCGGGAAGCTCCAGGAGATCTTGCCGGGCAAGCCGATCACGCTCGGGAAGCTCCAGCAGCCGGTGAACGCGCTGCTGCTGGTGGCCGCGCTCGTGCTCGGCGTGGTGATCGCGATCGGCGGGGACGCCGAGCTGCTGATGATCGGGTTGCTGGTCGCGGCCGCGATCCTCGGCGTGATGGTGGTGCTGCCGATCGGCGGCGCCGACATGCCCGTGGTGATCTCCCTGCTCAACGCGCTCACCGGGCTTTCCGCCGCGGCGATGGGCCTCGCGCTCGACAACACCGCGCTCATCGTGGCGGGCATGATCGTCGGCGCGTCCGGTTCGATCCTGACGAACCTGATGGCCAAGGCGATGAACCGGTCGATCCCGGCGATCGTGGCCGGCGGTTTCGGTGGCACCACGGCGGTTTCGAGCGGGAGCGGCGGCGAGGCCAAGCCGGTGCGCAGCACGAGCGCGGCCGACACCGCGATCCAGATGGCCTACGCGGGCAAGGTGGTCGTGGTGCCCGGGTACGGGATGGCCGTGGCGCAGGCGCAGCACGCGGTGCGCGAAATGGCGCAGTTGCTGGAGGGCAAGGGAATCACGGTCGACTACGCGATCCATCCGGTCGCGGGCCGGATGCCGGGCCACATGAACGTCCTGCTCGCCGAGGCCGACGTCCCGTACGAACGGCTCAAGGAAATGGACGAGATCAACTCGGAGTTCGCCCAGACCGACGTGGCGCTGGTGATCGGCGCGAACGACGTGACGAACCCCGCCGCCGAGACCGATCCCGGCTCGCCGATCTACGGGATGCCGATCCTGAAGGTGAACCACAGCCGCTCGGTGATCGTGCTCAAGCGCGGGATGAGCTCGGGTTTCGCCGGGATCGACAACGCGCTGTTCTACGACCCGAAGACGAGCATGCTCTTCGGCGACGCGAAGGCCTCGGTCGGCGAAATCGTCGAAGAACTGAAGTCCCTGTAACGCGGGAATTCCTGCCCTGAAGGCCACCTTGAGTGCCGTCAAGGTGGCCTTCAGGGCGTCAGCGCTATTCGGCGGCGGAGAAGAGCACCGGCGGTGCCTTGCGCGTGGAGCGCTTCGGCTTCGCGGGCGAGCTGGTCTTCGCCGCTGCGGGCTTGCGGGCCGTGGCGGTCTTCTTTTCGGTGGCCGCCTTCGCCGCGGTCTTCGGGGCCGCCTTCGCGGAAGCCTTGGCGGGCTTCACCTTCGCCGCCGCGGCCTTGGCGGTGGCCGAGGTCTTCGGCGACACCTTCTTCGGCGCCGCCTTCGTCGTGCCACCGGCGGCCTTCGCGGTTTTCTTCGGCGTGGCCGCCGTTTTCGCCCCGGCGGCGGCGCGCCTGCCGCGCTTCGGCACCGCGAACGTGCGGGGCCTGCGCTTGCGGCCGCCGGTCCGCCGCCCGTTCCCGACGTAGGCGTCCAGGATTCCGCGGAGGTTCGCGGCGTTCTCGGCGGACAGGTCGATGTCGTACTCGACTCCGTCGAGGGCGAAGCTGACCGTCTCCTCGGCCGGCTCCCCGTTCAAGTCGTCCAGGACGTGAACGGCTGTATTTCTGGCCACGTAAGAAACCTCCCGTGCTCGATCGTTGTCGAAGCGCAATCGGCACGGCGACCCTCGTCGAAACCTTCTCGCCGTCCTTGAGCTCGGGGCAGGAGAATACCGGTTTCCCTTTTCCCGCGCGCACAGGTGGTTGGGGTTGCGCGTCGCCGCGCGCTGGTGTGCGCTGAAGGCATGGCGGAAGAAACGTTCGACGTGGTGGTCATCGGCGGCGGGCCGGTCGGGGAGAACGCGGCGGGACGGGCGGCCGCGGCCGGTCTGTCGGTCGCGCTCGTCGAGCACGAGCGCTTCGGCGGCGAATGCTCGTACTGGGCCTGCATCCCGAGCAAGGCGTTGCTGCGCCCCGGAAATCTGCTCGCCGCGGCGAAGCGGATGCCGGGTGTCGAGGTCGGGGCGAAGCTCGATCCGGCGAAGGTGTTCGAGCGGCGCGACTACTTCACCGGCAAGGGCGACGACACCGGCCAGGTCGACTGGGCGCGCGGCGCCGGGATCGAGCCGGTGCGCGGGCGCGGCCGGATCACCGGTGAGCGGGAAGTGACCGTCGACGGCGATCGCGTGCTCCGCGCGAACCACGCCGTCGTGGTGTGCACCGGAAGCGTGCCGAGGACACCGGACATCCCGGGGCTCGCGGACGTGAAGACCTGGGGCTCGCGCGAGGCGACGTCGTCGAGCGAGGTGCCCGGCCGCCTCGCCGTGCTCGGCGGCGGAGTCGTCGGGGTGGAGATGGCGCAGGCGTGGGCGCGGCTCGGCTCCGAGGTGGACCTGATCATCACCGGCGAACGGCCGTTGCCGAAGTACGCCGACTTCGTCGGTGACGCGGTGGTGAAGGGGCTCGGCGAGGACGGCGTGCGGGTGCGCGCCGGTTCCGGCGTCGACTCGGTGTCCGAAGTGGACGGTTCGACCGTGCTGGCGCTGACCGGCGGCGGCACGCTCGCGGTCGACCGGCTGCTGGTGGCCACCGGCAGGGCGCCCGCGACCGGCGACCTCGGCCTCGACTCGATCGGCCTCGAACCGGGAAAGGCGCTGGCCGTCGGCGATTCCGGCACCGCGACCGGCATCGCCGGGAACTGGCTCTATGCGGCAGGTGACGTCACCGGACGCGCGCCGCTGACCCACCAGGGCAAGTACGCGGCGAGGATCGTCGGTGACGTGATCGCGGCGCGCGCGAAGGGGGAAGCACTCCAGAGCGCGCCGTGGACCGCCTACGCCGCCACCGCCGACCACTACGCGGTGCCGCAGGTCGTGTTCACCGATCCCGAAGTCGCCTCCGTCGGCCTCGCCGGTGCCGAGTCCGACGTCCATCGCGTGGTCGACATCGACATCGCGGTAGCCGGGTCTTCGCTGCACGCCGACGGGTACGAGGGCAGGGCCAGGATCGTCGTCGACACCGAACGCGAGGTCCTCGTCGGGGTCACCTTCGTCGGCCAGGACGTGGCGGAGCTGCTGCACTCGGCGACGATCGCGGTCGCGGGCGAAGTGCCGTTGCGCCGCCTGTGGCACGCCGTCCCGGCCTTCCCCACGATGAGCGAGGTCTGGCTCCGCCTCCTGGAGGAGTACGGCTTGTAGCGCCTACGGGCCGATGGGGACGGTGAGGGCTGCCTTCGCGGCGCGGACGAGCGCCGGATCCTCCGGTGTGGACGTTCCCGCCGCCCACACCGCCTGCACGAGCCGCACCGACTTGCCGTCGAGCGCGCTCGCGTAGGCGGCGCCTTCGAACCTCGGCACCGCACCGTCCCATTTGGACTGCTCGGTCGCCACGTCGATGATCCCGCCGCCACCGGGGTTGTCGGCGACCTTGCGGAACTCGTCCGCGGTGCGCGTGTCGGGGAAGGACACCACCGCGACCGAGACCGCGGCCTTCTTGCCGTCGACGGTCGCGTCGAAACTGCCTCGGCGCACCTCGCTGCAGCTCGTGCGGCCGAGGCTGGCCTGAACGTCGCCGAAGCCGTGCGAGGCGCACCGCGCGTCCGCGCTCGAAGCGCGCGAGGTGAGCGCGACTTCCGTGGAAGGCGCGCTGGTCGGCGCCGGAGCCGACGTGGTGCGGGGCGGCTGCGGTGCCGACGTGGCGGGCGGGGCCGACGACGCGGCGACCGGCGCCGGATCGTCCCCACCACTGGTCGCGGACACGATCGCGGTGCCGACCAGCACGACGAGCAGCCCGATCGCGGCGATCGGGAGCCAGCGCACCGCGGCCTTCCGCGGCTTCGGCGCTTTGGCTTCCCCGTGCGGTGCCACGGCAGCGGCCGCCACCGGCTCGGGCGCGACGGGCTGGGGTGCGACGGGTTCGGGGCCTCGCGAGTCCGCTTCGCTCGGCCACAGGATGGGCTCCAGCTCCGGCTCTTCGGCCACTTCGGACTCAGCGACGGGCTCGGCTGCGGGCTCAGCGACGGCTTCGCCAACGGACTCGGCAGCAGGCTCGGCGACAGCCTCAGCGGCGGGCTCTGCGGCGGGCTCCGCGGGAGTTTCCGCCACGGCGGGCGGTTCTTCCCGTTCGGTCGGCGCGGCGGCCGCCAGCGCCGGCTCGTCCTCCGCAAGCGGCTCGGAGTCCGGTGTGGACGGTTGGGGGCTGGCCCAGCCGCCGTGGGTCTGGCGGGGGACCGGCGTGACCGGCACGGTCGCGGTGGGTTCGGCCAGGGCCCGCGGCTCGTTCTTCGCCGCGGCGTAGAAGCCTTCCGCGAACAGGACGTCGTCGTCGAGCGCCGGGGTGTCCGGCGCGAGGAGGTCGAGCAGGGCGCGCGCGGTGGGGGCCGAGCAGGGCCGCTTCGCCGACGCGAGGGACACGGTCGCGGCGAGCATGCTGGTCGGCGTCGGGTGCAGCACGCGCACCGGCCCGGCCAGGTCCGACGGCGGCTGTTCGACGTCCGCCACGAACGGGCCCACCGCCACCACGGTCCCCACGGGCGGGCTGGACGGCAGTTCGGCGGCGATGCGGGCCCCGATGGCTTCGGACAGGGCGAGCGCCTCGGTCGCCGGGTTGGTCGCCTCGTCGGTGCGCACGAGCGGCCAGCCGTCGGCCTTCCACTGCCCGTGCAGCGGGGCTTCCAGCCGCATGGCGGGATCGGGCAGATCGACGCCGATGACGATCAGGACGCCCTTCGGCAGGATCAGGATCGCGTCCACGGGCTCGGCGCATCCCGCTGGCTGGGGGCCGATGAGGGCGATCCCGCCGCCGACGGTGCTACCGCGGCCGAGCGAGGCGAGCGCGGCGCGGATGTCGTCGGCGACCCGAGCCGGCTGCTTGCCGAGACGGACGAGCCGCAAGAGGCACCTCCCCGAGTCGACATTCTTCGGGTGCACACGCTAGCGCGGGCGCTCGGTACCTCTGCGTATGCCGCGTGCGGCCTGTCGGATGACCCCCGGATGGGGGATGCGCCCTTGACCGGTTCGCCCAAGGTGGGAGTGGACGGTGACCGCTCGCTCCCCTGCGGAGGTGAGACTTCTGGTGTTCCTGTGGCAAATGGGGCAGCGGGCGTGCACAATGAGGACCAAGCGTCACGGGTCCGGGCCACCGGAGTTCGCCAGGTCGTAGGGGAAGACGCACCTGGTCGAGCAGCGGAGGTCAGCAGTGAGCACTCGTGGCACCACGCGTGGCGTGGTCTACGTCCACTCGTCGCCGTCTGCGGTCTGCCCGCACGTCGAGTGGGCTATTTCGGGCACCCTCGGGACCCGAGTGGAACTGAAGTGGACGGCACAGCCGGCCGCTCCAGGGCAGTTGCGCGCGGAGTGCGGCTGGAGCGCGCCCTCCGGGGCCGGTGCCAAGCTGGCCTCCGCGCTGAAGGCATGGCCGATGGTGCGCTTCGAGGTCGCCGAGGAGCCGAGCGCCGGTGTGGACGGTGAGCGGTTCTGCTACGTGCCAGGCCTCGGCCTTTGGCATGGCCGCACCAGCGCCAACGGCGACATCGTCGTCGGCGAGGACCAGCTGCGCGCGCTCGTCGCGCAGACCAGGGCGGGCGAACAGTTCGCGCACAAGCTCGACGAGCTGCTCGGCGCGAACTGGGACGAGGCGCTCGAAGACTTCCGGCACGCGGGCGATGGCGCGCCGGTGACGTGGCTGCACCAGGTCGGCTGAGCGGCGGCGACTACTCTTTCGGGTGTGTCCCGCCCGATTCAGCCGCCGCGCGCACGTTGGCTCATCCCCGTACTGGTCGTGGTCGTCTCGCTCACCGTGGGTGGTGGCC is part of the Amycolatopsis sp. CA-230715 genome and encodes:
- a CDS encoding GyrI-like domain-containing protein produces the protein MPYDVKRELKEFYAPKNREWTLVEVPPQQFLAIDGAGDPNTSPEYARAVEALYSVAYTVKFASKRAGRDFVVGPLEGLWWAPDPAVFTARAKESWQWRMLISLPDPVRADEVAEAVDTALAKKKKPAIAEVRHETLREGTCAQVLHIGSYDDETPLLATLHDEYVPGNDLALAGPHHEIYLGDPRRSAPEKLKTVLRQPVRPLPRAGSPG
- a CDS encoding NADPH-dependent 2,4-dienoyl-CoA reductase, whose amino-acid sequence is MSRAYPELLKPLDLGFTTLRNRVVMGSMHTGLEDRTRDLGKLAEYFAERARGGAGLIITGGYAPDARGWLLPFAASLTTHGQAREHRRVTGAVHDSGGKIALQILHAGRYAYHPLSVSASSVKSPITPFRPRALSERGVRRTIDHFARCAELAKKAGYDGVEVMGSEGYLVNQFLTARTNRRTDGWGGGWANRMRFPVEIVRRIRAAVGPEFIIVYRLSVLDLVPEGQSWDETVELARAVQDAGATIVNTGIGWHEARVPTIVTSVPRAAFTELTGKLRSHVDIPVVASNRINMPSVAEGVLSRGEADMVSLARPFLADPEWVRKSEEDRADEINTCIACNQACLDHVFKHRRATCMVNPRAAHETELVLSPTPKHKNVAVVGAGPAGLAAATTLAQRGHTVTVFEAGQEIGGQFQLAQRIPGKEEFSETLRYFGRRLDLLGVRLRLNTRATAAELSTGEYDEVLLATGVTPRVPAIDGIGHAKVLSYVDVLKGAPAGGSVAVIGAGGIGFDVCEFLTTETATALDVAQWRAEWGVADPAEARGGLALDGKKTAPSPRQVFLVQRKTGKPGAGLGKTSGWVHRTTLKDKGVEMISGASYRRIDDDGLHITDSTGAERVLAVDTVVVCAGQEPMRDLAAELTGAGITTHLIGGADVAAELDAKRAINQATRLAATV
- a CDS encoding fatty acid desaturase family protein — protein: MTGLQDRLTPEQVEEFGRELDEVRQRIVADLGAADVDYIHNIIKTQRGLEILGRGLLFAGFFPPAWIAGVGALSLSKILDNMEIGHNVMHGQYDWTRDPALSSQKFEWDNVAPAENWRHSHNYIHHTYTNILDKDRDIGYGILRMDPAQKWHPYYLGNPVYAVLLAILFEWGVMLHDLEVERVVKGERTFEENKPVWAKIWRKASRQIGKDYLLFPLLTGPMAPLTLLGNATANLTRNLWAFAIIFCGHFPADVESFTEEETEQETRGQWYLRQILGSANITGGKLFHIMSGNLSHQIEHHLFPDIPARRYPQIAGEVRAICEKYGLPYHTGPLRKQLFSVAKKIIKLALPGSGATAPNPEPTTLKREKALAA
- a CDS encoding ferredoxin reductase → MTALVPRRARRLASLAEALLTPHGMDRYLELIDPMLVRREIRGSVTEVRRQTADTVTLTIRPSRAWRGFTAGQYVRVTVDIDGVRRTRCYSPACSQHDRDGSLELTIKADPNGLVSRHLFRTAARGTVLGLSQPDGGFTLPSPRPERILLVSGGSGITPVLSMLRTLVDERHPGPISFLHYANTADDVLYRRELTELRRRHPQLDVVFGYTLEDEGADVHGFFSREHLAEAAPWYRDAQTFLCGPKPLMDSVRELYDTEGLSERLHTEEFTPPALTFDSPETAEGNVRFAHSGKEVANSGKPLLEQAEDAGLNPEHGCRMGICFSCTKVKTSGCVRNAKSGELSDEENEEIQLCISVPVGDVEINA
- a CDS encoding TetR family transcriptional regulator codes for the protein MADIEEVRTLPRVSTDQGARAGESTATRRERKEKTRQSLLAAALDLLADRGFASLSLREVAKRAGIVPTAFYRHFASMDELGVALVEESMRTLRTMIRTARADPSDAAFGGIIRASVRTLHRHVRAHEDHFRFLTRERYGGTGPVARAIAMELRLFSSELAVDLARFEFLREWSTADLHMMAELIVTSMQATVMDLLEVRPGDGETDQAIVRTAEKRLRLIVLGVANWQSKH